The stretch of DNA CATTGACGTGGAGTCCTGATCGGGGCCTGCATGGCGCATCCGATCGAGAGCCGCCGCGTCATCGTCTTGCGCAAGACGAAGCTGGGGGAAAGCGACCTGATTCTGCGCTGCCTGGGACAGGACGGCTCGCTTGTCGAGGCCGTCGCGAAGGGCGCCCGCAAGCCGACCAGCTCGTTCGCGTCGCGCCTTGAGCTGTACAGCTGCGCCGACGTGCTGTTGGCGCAGGGGCGCGGGCTTGCCATCGTGAAGGAGGCGCGCCTCGTCGAAGGCAACGCGGCGCTGCGATCCTCGTTCGAGCGTTCGGTGGCGGCGGCGCCTGCGGCCGAGCTTCTGACGCGCGTCGCCCAGCCCGACCTGGTGCATCCCCGGCTCTTCGACCTCACACGTGCCGCCTTCGACCGGCTGGCACGCGCGGAAGGCCCTGCCGTCTTGGCGCTCGTCGCGGCGCACCTGCTCAAGGCCATGGCGATGGTCGGGTTTCAGCCGAGCTTTTCGGCCTGTTCGCGCTGCGGCGCTCCGGTCGACCTTGACGCCGCGCCGTCGTGCGTGCCGTTCTCGTTTTTGGAGGGCGGCGTCGTCTGCCCGGCGTGCCGGGCGCACGTCGAGACGACCGTCCAGGCGACCGAGACGCTGCGCTGGGCCCGCTACCTGCTGTCCGCCCGCCTGGACGAGGTGGCGGCCGTCGGCATCGGAGCGGACGCGGCCGCCGGCGCGCTGCGCTTTGACCAGGCCTGGATCAAGGTCCATGCCGACTGTCGCCTCAAATCCCTGGAATTCCTGTTCACGAGCGGGCTTCAGGCCGTCTGAGGCGAAGCGCTCGTCTGGAAAGCAGCCGTTTTCCGTCTGCGTCGCGCGGGCGGTGCGCTATACTTCCGTCGCGTGTGAGAGAGGAGACGTATGCATGTGTACAAAACGCGGGGCGTGTGCTCCCGCAGCATCGCCGTCGACGTGAAAGACGGCGTCGTGAACGAGGTCGCCTTCGAGGGAGGCTGCGACGGCAACCTCAAGGCCGTGTCGAAGCTCGTGCGCGGCATGAAGGTCGACGACGTGGCCGCCCTTTTGGAGGGCAACACGTGCGGCCCGCGGTCCACGTCGTGCGCCGACCAGCTGGTGCGCGCCCTGCGCGAGGCCGAGGCTGTCGAGGCGTAAGCGAGCGCCGGGCCGCCCGGCGACCGCCCATACTGCGCAGCCCGGCGAGCGGCCCGGGAAGCGCCTGCGCTTGTGCATTCGGTGAACGTGTCGGAAACGTTGCGCGCAAGCGGCAGCCTTCCCCTATACTAGACAGGCTGCCCAAACGGGCGGTCACTTGATGCTTGGCTTCTACGGCTTCCATGGAAGCTCAGCTTCGAGCGGGAATGACGGAAGGCCTTCTTCGCAAGGCCCCAAGCGCGGCGCGATCGCCGCAAGAAAGGCACTGACATGGCAGACAAGCTCAGCATCACCAAAGAGCGCACCGCCGAGCTCATCAAGGAATACGGCAAAAGCGAGCACGATTCCGGCTCCCCCGAGGTCCAAGTCGCCATCCTGACGGACCGCATCCGCAACCTCACCGAGCACCTGAAGGTCCACAAGAAGGACAACCACACCCGACGCGGCCTCATGATGCTCATCGGCAAGCGTCGCGGCATGTTGAAGTACATCAAGGAGCGCGACATCGAAGAGTACCGCGTCCTGATCAAGAAGCTCGGCATCCGCGACAACATCTAGTTCGCCCGTCAAGCCCGCCATGCGCGGGCTTTTCATTGGAAAGCGTCCGCAAGGGCGCTTTCGCCGGTCGAAGGCGCAAGGAGTGCTCCTTTGCTCGGGGCGGGGCGCGAATGGAACGTAACGCCCGCCGAAGAAGCTGGCTGCACTAGGGCACGCCAGGAGAAGAGAAAGAATTTGACACTATGGAAAAGATTGTCGAGTCGTTCGAGCTTTTCGGCAAGCACTACACGATGACGACGGGGGAGCTTGCGAAGCAGGCCTCCGGATCCGTCGTTGTGACCTGCGGCGACACCACGGTGCTCGTCACTGCCGTCATCTCCAAAGAGGAGCGAGACTACGACTTCTTCCCGCTGACCGTCGACTTCATGGAGAAGATGTACGCGGTGGGACGCATTCCCGGCGGCTATTTGAAGCGCGAGGCGAAGCCGTCTGACAAAGGCACCCTGATCGCCCGCATGATCGACCGCCCCATCCGTCCCGGGTTCGTGGACGGCTTCAAGCGCGAGGTCCACATCGTGGCCACCACGCTCGTCGTCGACGGCGAGAATCCGCCCGACACCATCTGCGTGGGCGGCGCGAGCGCGGCCCTCATGATCGGCGCCGCGCCCTTCGACGGCCCGGCCGCCTGCGTGCGCATCGCCCGCAACCCGGAAACCGGCGAGTTCATCGTGAACCCCACCTATGCCGAAATGGAAGCGAGCGACCTGGAGCTGACCATCGCCGGCACCGCTGACTACATCTCGATGGTCGAAGCCGGCGCCAAGGGTGTCTCCGAAGAGGACATGCTCGCCGCCATGACGTTCGGCCAGGAGGCCATTGCGGAATTCTGCGCCGTCCAGCAGCGCTTCTTGGACCGCTGCAACATCGAGCCGAAGGAATGGCCCATCCACGTGCCCGACCCGGCGATCGAAGAGCGTGTGTCCCCGTACCTCGAGCAGATGTCCGCCGCCCTGCACGACGCCGACAAGGCGACTCGCATGGCCAAGGTCGAAGCGCTGAAGGACGAGATCAAGGCCAGCCAGTTCACCGAAGAAGAGCAGGCCGCTTGGAAAAGCGACATCGCTGCTGTCACGAAGGCGCTCGAGAAGAAGGCCATGCGCGCCATGGTGCTCGCCACCGGCGAGCGCGCCGACGGTCGTGCGCCCGACGAGATCCGCCCGCTCTACATCGTGCCGGGCTTTTTGCCCCGCGTGCACGGATCGGGCCTGTTCCAGCGCGGCCAGACCCAGGCGCTTTCGGTCTGCACGCTCGGCATGCTCAACGAGTGGCAGCGCCTCGACACCATCGACCCGGCCGAGGGCAAGCGCTACATGCACCAGTACAACTTCCCGCCGTACTCCACGGGCGAAACGGGCCGCATGGGCGCTCCGAAGCGCCGCGAGATCGGTCACGGCGCGCTTGCGGAACGCGCGCTTTTGCCGGTGCTGCCGACTGAAGACGAATTCCCCTACGCCATCCGCGTCGTCTCCGAGA from Xiamenia xianingshaonis encodes:
- the recO gene encoding DNA repair protein RecO, producing MAHPIESRRVIVLRKTKLGESDLILRCLGQDGSLVEAVAKGARKPTSSFASRLELYSCADVLLAQGRGLAIVKEARLVEGNAALRSSFERSVAAAPAAELLTRVAQPDLVHPRLFDLTRAAFDRLARAEGPAVLALVAAHLLKAMAMVGFQPSFSACSRCGAPVDLDAAPSCVPFSFLEGGVVCPACRAHVETTVQATETLRWARYLLSARLDEVAAVGIGADAAAGALRFDQAWIKVHADCRLKSLEFLFTSGLQAV
- a CDS encoding TIGR03905 family TSCPD domain-containing protein, with translation MHVYKTRGVCSRSIAVDVKDGVVNEVAFEGGCDGNLKAVSKLVRGMKVDDVAALLEGNTCGPRSTSCADQLVRALREAEAVEA
- the rpsO gene encoding 30S ribosomal protein S15, with protein sequence MADKLSITKERTAELIKEYGKSEHDSGSPEVQVAILTDRIRNLTEHLKVHKKDNHTRRGLMMLIGKRRGMLKYIKERDIEEYRVLIKKLGIRDNI
- the pnp gene encoding polyribonucleotide nucleotidyltransferase encodes the protein MEKIVESFELFGKHYTMTTGELAKQASGSVVVTCGDTTVLVTAVISKEERDYDFFPLTVDFMEKMYAVGRIPGGYLKREAKPSDKGTLIARMIDRPIRPGFVDGFKREVHIVATTLVVDGENPPDTICVGGASAALMIGAAPFDGPAACVRIARNPETGEFIVNPTYAEMEASDLELTIAGTADYISMVEAGAKGVSEEDMLAAMTFGQEAIAEFCAVQQRFLDRCNIEPKEWPIHVPDPAIEERVSPYLEQMSAALHDADKATRMAKVEALKDEIKASQFTEEEQAAWKSDIAAVTKALEKKAMRAMVLATGERADGRAPDEIRPLYIVPGFLPRVHGSGLFQRGQTQALSVCTLGMLNEWQRLDTIDPAEGKRYMHQYNFPPYSTGETGRMGAPKRREIGHGALAERALLPVLPTEDEFPYAIRVVSEILESNGSSSMASTCGSTLALMDAGVPIKAPVSGIAMGLIKEGDDVVILSDIQGIEDFLGDMDFKVCGTAEGITALQMDNKAKGLSVDILARALKQAKEGRAFILDAMLQTIDAPRPELSAYAPRIETIHIPVDKIREVIGTGGKVVRGIQDETGASIDIHEDGTIHIAAIDGEAGEAAKAMILGIVKEPEVGEEYEGEVVGIKDFGAFVKLTPSKDGLLHISRVANGRIGKVEDVLSIGDVVKVKVIEVDPNTGKISLDRLDKPEAPAAPAGEARPRRERSDRGEHKDNRPGRSSREGRPAGRTPRRRHEPKE